The genome window agcgcctggggagcaatctggggttaagggtattgctcagggacccagagtgccaggACTgaggattgaaccgggtacttgcatccttctctgagtgcaagcacactgctctaaccattCGGCCACGTCCCCCCAAGTGACCCACCTGGGTCAAGTAATCTTTCCTTTGGTCAGAGATTTAGAAGATTCAGGTTTTCTTACTGTGAAAAATCCCAGAATTTGCCTCTTGATCCGGTAGGataattatattaaaacaaatatgctGCAGTTTATATTTGCTGCGTCTCTTCATGATCGTGTTCGCTTTCTTACCACAAGGGGGAACTAGGGATCCTTCAACATGTGTTTGTCACACTTTTGTAGAAAACCATATGCATGCTCACACCCATGCACATATCTGATTGGTCACCATATCCCTGGAAATAGTAGATGATGCATTAATATTTACAATATAAGATCAGATTCCAGATGCATGGAAGGATGATCTTGAAAAATGCTTCTTCTTTGCAAACAACCAGTTTACATCCTCCACCTCCAAGACACAACACTGCAGAGCCAATCTGAATGTTTGCACATACCCACTGAGGATTAACGCAGGTAGTGGACTAACAAAAACTAAGAGGATTCAAGAAAAGTCAATCAttaagaaaatataataaattcaAGAGAGGtgtcagaaaactaaagacaaaaGTAAGGCAGCTTGAataattggttaaaaatgttgtttttgcaataaaactaaaataaagtttttacatATGAGAGAACATGCAATAAACTTCCCTTCAAAGCTGGAGTTACTcatccagaaccagaatctaAAATGCTCTCAAGAAAATAGTCAGCTTATTTCCTTTCTGGCATCACCCAGCCTTAACCAAGGACCCCAGACAGgcagcagaattttttttatatagctaATCTTTAATTTACTGTGTCCTTATCAGGAGGTTGTAGTTTagtagaagaaagaaaatcaatttCTGGTAAACACACCAGCAACTGTTTTCCTCCTTTAATCCTAAATGTGATCACTTAGCTAAACAACTCTTTATTTTAAACCGTTTGTGAGAACGCTGACTGCGCCCAATCTCTCCATAGATATTggtagacatgattaatgtgtGTGTTCTGCATTAAGAGTCTGTATCTGTGCAGGGTGGTGTTCAAGCTCATGTTCAGGACAATAGGCTGTCAAACAAAGTGTTTCTGCTTCAGTGACCCCCTGCAGGACGCATTCCTCACACACAACGGTCTGACTCCTCCAAAACTCCACAAACGggtagaaatgttaaaattcAGCAGCAGTCTGAATCTGCTCTGATGTAATTCATTCACCTACCCTCAGAAAACTGATCTGAGCTCAGGGTAAACTCTGGCGGGTACTTTTCCCccacaaagttgttttatttactcACATTGACCAAAGTAGAAATATCTATATAAAGGAATTTGCtgctctaaaatgtaaaaattcaGTGCGTGATGTAAGTAAAGCATGCACACCCTAATAAATCCAATAAAAGAGACTAACTGCATCATTAAACACACAAATGggctaatttaatttttattatctGGTCAAACAACTTGACCCAATTTAGCAGCCAATCACAGGTCAGTTAAAATCTCCTGAGCCAATAAGACGCCGGGCACCGCCCACCTGTGTGCATAATAATGAGAGGCAGGATGATAAGTGTGTGGAGTAAAGCTCCAAAAGCTGCAGCTTGCTCAGTGTGCTTTGGAGATAACTCTGTCCCCTGCAAACCTTCACCATGGTCGACGCCTTCTGTGCCACCTGGAAGCTGGTCGAAAGCGAGAACTTCGATGAGTACATGAAAGCACTTGGTGAGTGCGATCTTGTTTCTGTGATTATTATAAGCAAATGCAACAACAGGTCAGAAATTCATGTTTTCtggtatttttttaatgcaaactgCACCCTATTAATTATAAGACTGAGGTTTAAAACATGTCTCTCCGCGCTCTCTTCCCCAGGTGTGGGCTTTGCCACCAGGCAGGTGGGTAATGTGACCAAGCCGACCGTCATCATCAGCCAGGAGGGAGACAAGGTGGTGATCCGCACTCAGAGCACCTTCAAAAACACAGAGATCACCTTCACACTGGGAGAGGAGTTCGACGAAACCACCGCTGACGACAGGAACTGCAAAGTAAGATCCCTGAAAACGAGAAACAAACTGCTTTacactttatttatacagtaagAGCCAGAGTAAAAAAAGAATGCCATGGGTTGAATATGATGGATTAAAAGAAACCCCAAGTATTtatgaagattaaaaacaatttgtGACTATTTCAAAGGCACTAAGGGGCTAAAAACAGGTGtaaaactgttcttttttctatgGTTGTGTgaaaaaattgtgtttgttaCAAATATTCTGAAGTCTGATTGTTTTTACAGCTCAGTGCCACTGCTCAGTATTTTCACTCCTTTGGAGAAAACCTGCAGCCTTGAAAAAAGGCtcactttttagtttttcacattaaaacgcTTCTTTTCTTTGATTATTTTCAGTCCACAATGACTCTGGAGGATGATCATGGTAAAGGCACCAGATGCTGTTTGCTTGTgcatttttagtctttttttgacttttatttatgcCTCAATCGATAAAattcaacaaagaaaaagtTTTAGGTAGAAAATTGTACAGTATGATCGTTCAAATGAGGAAGCTCTTTTACATACAGCATATGGCAAATCTTAGATAATGTCTCTGAAATTGGTGCTAGTATGTTTGGGTTCTGAGCATGAATCAAAAGAGTAAATATAGCAAATGAATATGCAATAATATACAACAAATAACAATATTTTCTGGAGCTCTAAATATCACCAAGCACTTTATGCTTATTTGTTTAACTgagttaaatatatttaaagctAAAAGTGTGTTCTGCATGAAACCTGTGTTTAACTgagttaaatatatttaaagctAAAAGTGTGTGAAACCTGAAAACTACTGTTGTCTCTTTTGTGCAGAATCTGACCTTTGAAGACATCCACGCGGTGCGCACCTATGAGAAGGCATGAGAGCTCAGACCGACAGCCCCACCAACCGGCCAATCCGTGTTGATTTTATAATTATTGAGGACCGTTTGCTCTTTGCACTTCGTTCTCCTCCACATGCAAAAGATCTGCAAGCTGCACAtgttttttaagatgttttttttatatgaatacAGTTCTGTGACGACAGATGGAACGACTTTGCAACTCTGtgtgaaacacaaaataaagaaatcaaatGTGCTGTGTTTCAGGAGTGTTTTGcctaaaatgaataatttagtATGAAAcaagagggaaattgttgtgaACAGAGCAGCTAAAAGTTAAACTTTTGACCTTTCTGCACATCTTGTTTTCTCCAGGAAGCAATAAagttaaaacacagattttttcTCACTACAGAACAACATTATGGCAttaatagctgttttttttatcctggttGAGAGATTTATTAAAACACCATTACCCACCACACTCTGGAAAAAGGTGGCATGAAGTTATTTTCTAGGAAGCTAAACTTGAAGCAGTAGTTTATGAAATTATCTAATTAGTGAAGCTGGACTTGAAGATAGTATCATCAGCTGAAATGTTCCTCCAGCTGTTTTAAAGCATGATAAAAAGAACTCTGCCAGAATATTATTTACGTTGAAAATGTACCTTGATCTAAATAATCTCATAATCTACAGTAATCCCAAATTAAATGGTCGGTGTCATTGCTTACTCTATGTTGGTGTAAATTTCATTTCTGTACAGAAGCTGATAGTTTAGagggaaaaattaaaaatggtaACACAAGAAAGTTTACTCCTAATTATGTTATTAttccattataaaaaaaatctatgtctTAATTCAGATAATTTATATAGTAAAGTAGCTGTGCAAAGATCTGGCTGTATTGTATTATTGCCTGAATTGGGTTATACATAACTAGACATAAAATTAGACCTATTTGTCATTTAGAGGCTGCTGTTTATGAATTGctagaacaaaaataaacagaaattagCAAAATAAATGGGGTCTTAAAATGTgcaatgtaaaatataaaaaaatagtaatttGTTGTATTACTGTCCATGTTCAGTCCTTCAAGTTTAACAGAATGCAcagttaattttaaagttaATACTATTTGCTCCTTTCTTAGCACCTATAGTTATTTACTCAGCAGTAAAGATGGCTGTGCAGTTTGATAAAAATCCTCTCTAACTGCTGGCCATGCCCTAAATTTCACTTGTTAAGACTTGGGAATCTGTGAGTTCTTCCAAGCAAATTTACTTCTGTCCATTTAAACATGATAAAAAACCTTTAGTCTAAATATGATGCAGGCCTGCGTCATTGTCAGATGAAGACAAAAGTTTTCTTCATTGTGGAGGTGACCAGTTCAATCTAAGCAGATcaacagtgctgtgaaaaatatCTGACCTCTTATAGATAtcttctggctttttttttcttttttctttttttgtcacacttgtcACCGATCAGATCAACAGGATAACctggatatttttattttttttaaagatgatttaatttattagtcAAAAATAGCTATCCAGACACATATGTCCTCTTTGTGACATTGTTATCTAACtttcattaattaattttttttaaagcaaagctcATTTTTGATAGCCACGCCCAAGTCTGATTATGGTGTGACCTGTAAAATCACTTTAACCTGTTtcacaacatgaagtaggtGAGAAGACCTCAAAcagcaacacatcatgcccgTATTTAAAGAATTTAGGTCACAAAGTCACCAACATCTATCAGCTTTAAAAGATTTCCAAAGCCTCTTCTAGAGTATTGGGACTCCCGTAAACCTCAGGAATCAGCCGTCATCCTCAAATGGAGAAAATTTGGAACAGTgatgaaccttcccaggagaaaCCAGTGCACCAAAATGGCTGCTAGAGTGCATCACTGGCTCCTCCAAAAGATAATCTAAAACCCAGATCATTATCCAGAGCACTGCATGCTTCTCTTGGTTCAATTAAAGTTTGtgttcaaaaataataaaaaataatagtgCAGTGACGTCTAGGATGACAGGCTGACTGTGTACGTTCTTTTAATCTGGGAGGATTGtcattatttttctcttttggaTTGACCgtcttttcattttttgcaAATATGCCGGACCTGAGGAAGGCCGCTGTAAAAACTAATGGAGCATAATCTTGTTAAGAGACAAGATTATGCTTGTCTCTTAACCcccgggggccccggcggggcctcgggggtgtgccgcttggggtctgggccggcgtgcgcccgggtgtccgcccctgcacggggcctctggtgcgctggggggcctcggggcctgttgagctggtaggggggcatggtcattaacatctcagggcagatgctcttccccttctttgggttggcattctgctagtggggggaggggagggagggggagtagtgacttgcccagcctggatgtctagtatcgaatgtatggtgagatgtttgaatgttagtgttggggaggggttaaatctacgggtggtaaggggggggggggggggggggggggttggtgttggtggacgttctggtgggcttgtgtccggccccctgtcccggtcctggtccgtgtagtctcccggtgcgggtttcacctggggggtggggttttggatggctcgtgcgggctggctggccagggtcccccattttattaacttattttttaattaatttatttatatatattattattattattattattattattaaaaaaaattttggggggggggggttaaatacagtaggcatggggggtgggctgggggaggtagaggtgttggtcctggtgggtggttggctggcgggccctgcggcctctccccggcccccgggctatggtggtgccgctggaggggcccctttctccgggtggagCTTTCgaggagcgggggtgcctattggagtcagtaggggaactggctccctgggttggctccccagtcctttgctccccatccccggactcctccctctgcctgctccatcacgccacCACaaatgtaggtccttggggagagggcgttactggaggttgccaccttttggtgacgtccctctccccaattttatcatgcattttagacactttcactccaaacattttcacaacgcacattcatgtaggccacgatatgggggggtggggggaagacgtctggggggggggggggcttatgttgtgagAGCCTCAccccgggcggctcccttcaccccctctcgcatttagacattgaggattctgggtagttgcttggagggggggtgctggcaccagcttccatccggagggggggtgggctgtgccgtgcacccccttcggtgctcccagttttaaacacacctgagatcaacatgcaacaacacaacatctgagcgggcgtagggaggatcgggggtcttttgcacacccccgatctccgatcgcggcacggagtctggggcctggaggaggtgcgggccactgggtccggggtcttggtgGGGGGGCTGCTGCGGCTAGCCGGCGGCTTaccgggtctggggctgacgcctctgctctccccaggaagggatggggggcaggggtggctagggtaaggtcggggtgggagggggtttattaggtatatagtggatgagggggggctctggtcggatggcccgtacgggtcatgtcagccccccctctttggggggcctggtccggggggcgtctggtccgggggcggggccgggggtcgggcacaggcagtcttattgttgaattgtggtgaccccccaaacttgggatttttggatatgaatgctatgtgggaatgtgtgtacagcgtccctttttttgtgtgtgtctgtgtgtggcgagtggggcacaagggagggagggtgtgaatgagttttttttttttttttccccaggttcgggtccggtccgctccctctcccaagatcatctcaagtctccgataggtgcggagcccatcccccccacgtcctgccctcttccgctgcgttggcgggcgccttggccctctggcgcgttgacggtcctcgggtttggggtgggttcccgggtgggcgccggcccattcccggcggtggcttcgcggggcgGCCAGGGCCCCTGctgcgggggcggggcgcccctggggcctctggcccccagggcccatggccaggaccacttcagcgtggccggctgccggcggagcccacgggctcgtctccgcggctcttgagggcgtcggcattgcggtggctgggggatttcctcggggtcgtctctcctctttcctcgggggggggggttgcagatttcctgtgaaggcccctctcgggcgcactgctttggggcccctttgggattccggggttacgggtcccctaactcttgcctctgtgctcggggaaggcgggtctttggttctccacaatcactatcaggctatttccttctggataattttcacctaaactagtgcactctcacaaactcccacaggtgctgggtcccaggtattaaatgttcacttatatacagaaaggctataatttatttatttactttcctttactttcttttttaggtatcacattacacatgtcagcttaaataataatacatatgatttagcaatggtatcaaggtgttacacgattgtatctgttgctttatgtctctttccaggtgatggagcagacggaggacgttttatcaATCTCTTCTAtgtatctcttctttctttcacctcttctttctctttttttttctcttcttgtttttcttttactctcctactttcccattgtagtgtccatataatttgaaattctccctgcaagaatcacaataaagctatttacacgcacaaatcaagcggagcattatggcgaaagctgtttgctccacttgtgaaagtataatctgtcgagctctatttggcattaagatataaatttttattgccacattgctagacaggacactggggaaaaaaaaaaagagacaaagacaacatttttattattcttttaattCATATGGACTTGTTGAGTATAAAACATGACGAGTCACTTCTTTCTCAcagttaatgttttttatttgctatttCTATAGATAAATTATTCTCCTACTGTAAATAACTGGAACACTGTCTCCCTGTTTTAAATGGAGAGATTAAACACTCCAGATGAAGCTTTTCAGTTTCTGtcttatctgtttttattttaaatatatttcacagAATACTATATTTGTCATGACCTAAGTGTTAACAGAATAGGAAAACAAAGctttaaattaaatagaaaagttGGCAAACGATATTAATGAACTAAGGCTTTATTCCTTGTGATTAGAGCcactttaaatgtttgttttcaggaATATTTATCTCCCTGTCAGGTTATTGGTGCTTAATGGATGTAGAACATGTTGCAGCTCTGCTCTTGTTTTAGGTCTGTTTCTTTAGGCTAGCTTAAATAAGATAAAGGAAGGTTCCTTCCTTTATCTTGCTTTATCTTGCTACTGTAGATATTGACACTGCTGTGTAACTATAAGAGTGtaatataacatttaattaataagTCCATATTCTGAACTAAATAATTTAGGTTGAATATATCCAGTCGTCTCGTTACTGTAGCTACATGAACTGTTGAGCAACAGGTAAATCTAATCTATGCTGGTTCTAAATACATCCGCTGTTCTAAACAGGACATTTTTCCTAAATAAGACATTTTAGAAACATCTCTTCACACATGGAGGctctaaagtttattttttttctgtgtcaaaAAAATGGGTAAACCAGGAAACTTTCCTGAACCTccaaagacagaaaataatGTGAACTGTACATTCCAAAATAATTCTAGTTTCCttttaatacagttttttttacatattcgACCAATTCTAATGGActatattttaagaaaactaaCAGTATCTATTATTAAAAACCATCTCACAAcctattttaatatattaagaaCATAATGAAGTCTATTAAGATAAGTGTTGTGAAACAAAATTAATATAAGTTACACAGGGATACAGACATTAACAACCAGTTACGTTTATTAATCAAGTTTTCCACACAGCTTAGTAAACATGgaataatttgtatttattaaccTTTGACACATCCAGCTGTTGAACCATCTgctcatcatcatcagtcaAA of Fundulus heteroclitus isolate FHET01 chromosome 15, MU-UCD_Fhet_4.1, whole genome shotgun sequence contains these proteins:
- the LOC105924611 gene encoding fatty acid-binding protein, brain-like; protein product: MVDAFCATWKLVESENFDEYMKALGVGFATRQVGNVTKPTVIISQEGDKVVIRTQSTFKNTEITFTLGEEFDETTADDRNCKSTMTLEDDHGKGTRCCLLVHF